A section of the Mastomys coucha isolate ucsf_1 unplaced genomic scaffold, UCSF_Mcou_1 pScaffold15, whole genome shotgun sequence genome encodes:
- the Btbd18 gene encoding BTB/POZ domain-containing protein 18 has protein sequence MCSPASSKILYRNPRFLRVAFLQLHHQQQSGVFCDALLQAEGEAVPAHCCILSACSPFFTERLERERPVQGRKVVLELGGLKIQTLRKLVDFLYTSEMEVSQEEAQDVLSAARQLRVSELETLQLEGGKLVKAPQGRRLNRECLQPPSAAPISARVLVPRSRPRTPLPVTQTPSPLGAVRLKPLGEEEGAHKKSNLANADSLSDTLLPKKKARVCLTQERSSSPSSQKEGPKENKSNPGPTALPSLYPSVDEQLLPRKIRLSRSKPSPHVYTSTPSSMLSGPSSVPTAPGRRLWRQRTVSKAAQGVDKQKPGEASPLQSTLDPPDVGKTGGNKKQSPEFRAPTSNSVEEGQVGRVKLRKIVNGTCWEVVQEPPLRNTPDSPQILEPSDIEEPPGTLLSSVNEQEIPARIQLCQDSPESPRLQDILFSASHSPDHSVVKSEFGSSPMLTGKESDLNIDCREPYTFDTTLLGQPCEAEQYRITSAAATSELEEILDFMLCGSDVEPPVGSLESPGAEGCRTPSYHLSETGKNWIEGEEWCLPDMELWPRDLTGLEKEPVDENKEPVEPFSPLVMRSENTESVEPLSPLVMPSEVSREALSLRGSWTPDLEITSSQPLDGQGEKLLHLDSSDPSQRSYNDLSPPCSNWAETELEVSLGMDEVLCPVPKAVKEVSANPELLDPFPGSSEDEEIDVVDWTVEGRLGPTSVPSVWPDPSSESETEVDILT, from the exons ATGTGCTCTCCTGCCAGTTCCAAAATCCTGTACAGGAATCCCCGGTTCCTCCGGGTAGCTTTTCTGCAGCTTCATCACCAGCAGCAGAGTGGTGTGTTTTGTGATGCCCTTCTGCAGGCAGAGG gtgaGGCTGTCCCAGCCCACTGCTGCATCCTGTCTGCCTGCAGTCCCTTCTTCACAGAACGCTTGGAGCGGGAAAGGCCGGTTCAGGGTCGGAAGGTGGTGCTGGAGCTGGGCGGCCTAAAGATCCAGACACTAAGGAAGCTTGTGGACTTCCTGTATACGTCAGAGATGGAGGTATCTCAGGAAGAAGCCCAGGATGTGCTGTCTGCTGCCCGTCAGCTCCGAGTGTCGGAGCTGGAGACCCTCCAGCTAGAGGGTGGGAAGTTAGTAAAGGCTCCACAGGGCCGGAGACTAAACAGAGAGTGCTTACAACCACCAAGTGCTGCGCCAATCTCTGCCAGAGTGCTGGTACCCCGGAGCCGCCCTCGAACTCCACTGCCTGTCACCCAGACTCCTAGTCCTCTTGGGGCAGTGAGGTTGAAGCCCttaggggaagaagagggggctCACAAAAAGAGCAACCTAGCAAATGCAGATAGCTTGTCTGACACTCTTCTACCCAAGAAGAAAGCCAGAGTTTGCCTGACTCAAGAAAGAAGCTCATCTCCATCAAGCCAGAAAGAAGGGCCTAAGGAAAACAAGAGTAACCCTGGTCCTACTGCACTTCCCAGCTTGTACCCTTCTGTGGATGAGCAACTGTTGCCCAGAAAGATCAGGCTGAGTCGCTCAAAGCCTTCACCCCATGTCTATACATCTACACCTTCCAGCATGTTAAGTGGTCCCAGCTCAGTGCCCACAGCCCCTGGCCGGCGTCTTTGGAGGCAGAGGACTGTAAGTAAAGCAGCACAGGGTGTGGATAAGCAGAAACCAGGGGAAGCCAGTCCTCTACAGAGCACTCTAGACCCGCCTGATGTTGGGAAGACAGGTGGGAACAAGAAGCAGAGCCCTGAATTCAGAGCCCCTACCTCCAACTCCGTAGAGGAGGGGCAGGTTGGAAGAGTAAAACTTAGGAAGATTGTCAATGGCACCTGCTGGGAGGTGGTACAGGAGCCTCCCCTCAGAAACACTCCAGATAGCCCCCAGATCCTAGAACCCTCAGATATAGAAGAGCCTCCTGGAACTCTGCTGTCCTCAGTTAATGAGCAGGAAATACCTGCTAGAATACAATTGTGTCAGGACTCCCCTGAGAGCCCTAGGCTTCAAGACATTCTGTTCTCTGCTAGCCACTCCCCAGACCACTCTGTGGTGAAGTCAGAGTTTGGATCTAGTCCAATGCTGACAGGGAAGGAATCTGACTTGAATATTGACTGCAGAGAACCCTACACATTTGACACAACCTTGCTCGGCCAACCTTGTGAGGCTGAGCAGTATCGAATCACAAGTGCCGCAGCCACCAGTGAACTGGAAGAGATTTTGGACTTTATGCTATGTGGCTCAGATGTTGAGCCACCAGTAGGATCGTTGGAGAGTCCTGGGGCTGAAGGCTGCAGAACCCCAAGTTATCACCTGTCAGAAACAGGAAAGAATTGGATTGAAGGTGAAGAATGGTGTTTGCCAGACATGGAACTCTGGCCCAGAGACCTCACAGGATTGGAAAAGGAACCAGTTGATGAGAACAAAGAGCCAGTTGAGCCCTTTAGTCCCCTTGTCATGCGCTCTGAGAACACAGAATCAGTTGAGCCCCTTAGCCCCCTGGTCATGCCCTCTGAGGTGAGTAGAGAGGCACTTTCACTAAGAGGCTCTTGGACTCCAGACCTTGAAATTACCAGCTCCCAGCCACTGGATGGTCAGGGAGAAAAACTTCTCCACCTTGACTCCTCTGACCCTTCCCAGAGGTCTTATAATGATCTCTCTCCTCCATGCTCAAACTGGGCAGAGACAGAGCTGGAAGTGTCCCTAGGCATGGATGAGGTATTGTGTCCTGTTCCCAAGGCAGTCAAGGAAGTGTCTGCCAACCCTGAACTGCTGGACCCGTTTCCTGGCAGTTCTGAAGATGAAGAGATTGACGTGGTAGACTGGACAGTGGAAGGGAGGCTGGGGCCCACTAGTGTTCCCTCTGTTTGGCCTGACCCTTCCTCAGAGTCAGAAACAGAGGTAGATATACTAACATAG
- the Tmx2 gene encoding thioredoxin-related transmembrane protein 2, whose translation MAVLAPLIALVYSVPRLSRWLARPYCLLSALLSVAFLLVRKLPPICNGLPTQREDGNPCDFDWREVEILMFLSAIVMMKNRRSITVEQHVGNIFMFSKVANAILFFRLDIRMGLLYLTLCIVFLMTCKPPLYMGPEYIKYFNDKTIDEELERDKRVTWIVEFFANWSNDCQSFAPIYADLSLKYNCSGLNFGKVDVGRYTDVSTRYKVSTSPLTKQLPTLILFQGGKEVIRRPQIDKKGRAVSWTFSEENVIREFNLNELYQRAKKLSKGGDNPSEEKPVDPAPTTVPDGENKKDK comes from the exons ATGGCTGTCCTCGCGCCTCTGATTGCTTTGGTGTACTCCGTGCCGCGGCTTTCTCGATGGCTGGCCCGACCTTACTGCCTTCTGTCTGCTCTGCTTTCCGTGGCTTTCCTCCTCGTGAGGAAACTGCCGCCGATTTGCAATGGTCTCCCCACGCAACGCGAAGATGGCAACCCGTGTGACTTTGACTGG AGAGAAGTGGAGATCCTAATGTTCCTCAGTGCCATTGTGATGATGAAGAACCGCAGATCCA TCACTGTGGAGCAACATGTAGGCAACATCTTCATGTTTAGTAAAGTGGCCAATGCAATTCTTTTCTTCCGATTGGATATTCGAATGGGCCTGCTGTACCTCACACTCTGCATAG tGTTCCTAATGACCTGCAAGCCCCCCCTGTACATGGGTCCTGAGTATATCAAATACTTCAATGATAAAACCATTGAT GAAGAACTGGAGCGAGACAAGAGGGTCACTTGGATTGTGGAGTTCTTTGCCAACTGGTCTAATGATTGCCAGTCCTTTGCTCCCATCTATGCTGACTTGTCCCTCAA GTACAACTGTTCAGGGCTAAATTTTGGAAAGGTAGATGTTGGACGTTACACTGACGTTAGCACACG GTACAAAGTGAGCACATCACCCCTCACCAAACAACTCCCTACCCTGATCCTGTTCCAAGGTGGTAAGGAGGTAATTCGTCGGCCACAGATTGACAAGAAAGGACGAGCTGTCTCATGGACTTTTTCTGAG GAGAATGTGATTCGAGAATTCAACTTGAATGAGCTATACCAACGAGCCAAGAAGCTCTCAAAGGGTGGAGACAACCCATCAGAAGAGAAGCCTGTGGACCCTGCTCCCACTACTGTGCcagatggggaaaacaagaagGACAAATAG
- the Selenoh gene encoding selenoprotein H has protein sequence MAPLGRKRKAGAAAMETANKREKLAEGAAVVIEHCTSURVYGRHAAALSQALQLEAPDLPVQVNSSKPRRGSFEVTLLRPDNSRVELWTGINKGPPRKLKFPEPQEVVEELKKYLS, from the exons ATGGCTCCTCTCGGAAGAAAACGTAAGGCCGGGGCCGCAGCTATGGAGACGGCGAACAAGCGCGAGAAACTGGCGGAGGGCGCGGCCGTGGTCATTGAGCAttg TACGAGCTGACGCGTCTATGGCCGCCATGCTGCTGCCCTGAGCCAGGCTCTGCAATTGGAGGCCCCAGACCTACCTGTGCAAGTGAACTCGTCCAAACCGCGGAGGGGCAGCTTCGAGGTGACGCTCCTGCGCCCGGACAACAGCC GTGTTGAACTCTGGACTGGTATTAATAAGGGCCCTCCACGAAAGCTCAAATTTCCTGAGCCTCAAGAGGTGGTTGAAGAATTGAAGAAGTACCTTTCATAA
- the Med19 gene encoding mediator of RNA polymerase II transcription subunit 19 has translation MENFTALFGAQTDPPPPPSALGFGPGKPPPPPPPPPGGGPGTAPPSTATSAPTGADKSTAGSGPFYLMRELPGSTELTGSTNLITHYNLEQAYNKFCGKKVKEKLSNFLPDLPGMIDLPGSHDNSSLRSLIEKPPILGGSFNPITGTMLSGFRLHTGPLPEQCRLMHIQPPKKKNKHKHKQSRTQDPVPPETPSDSDHKKKKKKKEEDPERKRKKKEKKKKKNRHSPDHPGMGSSQASSSSSLR, from the exons ATGGAGAACTTCACGGCGCTGTTTGGAGCTCAAACTGACCCCCCACCGCCACCAAGCGCCCTAGGCTTCGGGCCTGGAAAGCCACCCCcgccaccccctcctcctccggGAGGTGGTCCAGGCACAGCCCCGCCCTCTACGGCGACCTCGGCTCCCACGGGAGCCGATAAGTCGACCGCTGGAAGCGGACCCTTCTACCTGATGCGGGAATTGCCCG GCAGCACAGAGCTGACGGGCAGCACCAATTTAATCACACACTACAACCTGGAACAAGCCTATAATAAATTCTGTGGGAAGAAAGTGAAGGAGAAGCTAAGTAACTTCCTGCCTGATCTGCCAGGGATGATTGATCTCCCTGGCTCCCATGACAACAGCAGCCTCCGCTCCCTCATTGAGAAGCCTCCTATTCTTGGTGGCTCTTTTAATCCAATCACAGGGACCATGCTGTCTGGCTTCCGCCTCCACACTGGCCCG TTGCCGGAGCAGTGTCGTCTGATGCATATTCAGCCTCCCAAAAAGAAGAATAAGCATAAGCACAAACAGAGCCGTACCCAGGATCCTGTTCCCCCAG AAACACCATCTGATTCAGatcacaagaagaagaaaaagaagaaagaggaggatccTGAacgaaaaaggaagaagaaagaaaagaagaagaagaag aacCGACATAGTCCAGACCACCCAGGTATGGGCAGCTCtcaagccagcagcagcagcagcctccgTTAA